A region of Clostridia bacterium DNA encodes the following proteins:
- a CDS encoding C45 family autoproteolytic acyltransferase/hydrolase — translation MVKRLLSVCLVFILLFLVGCSGEIPVSSHKDDYHAKGVSIVDKGNYYDVVIDYDCGLTRWQIGEAFAKGILQMVPEYESLVDSYIAENVTKYDYPYVFFRMEDIKPQINPEYTEEIGGMASVFSGGNKNKWNDGKVSKDEFFIFNLFADVVRGSQCSYISVFGSRSETHKTITSRNLEWYGGSVNQLPRIQAVITLKYPDRKICSIGYMGYIGTLTGFNDSKVFAGILDAGTNAAYSSEGRRSYTLDLRYALENYKKMDEVAEYLKDSKKLYAFNHVIGFSDPDRSIILENNFSGNGSDNNRVKREIRNADSRLNKGIAWGISDAIAAVNSFVLYGNNDNHNANKYNTKRWENIKEQFKLKGPTISAEELKGIASFSNGSPGVFSESGDVYSKMTLQMVIVQPDTLSLEVFFRPKSIRKNPDKPVFEKIEAFQ, via the coding sequence ATGGTTAAGAGGTTATTATCTGTATGCCTTGTATTTATATTACTTTTTCTGGTGGGATGTAGCGGTGAAATACCTGTTTCTTCACATAAAGATGATTATCATGCAAAAGGTGTAAGTATTGTCGATAAAGGAAACTATTATGATGTTGTTATAGACTATGACTGTGGATTGACCCGGTGGCAGATAGGAGAGGCATTTGCAAAGGGTATCCTGCAAATGGTACCTGAGTATGAGAGCCTTGTTGATTCGTATATAGCAGAAAATGTTACAAAGTATGACTATCCTTATGTCTTTTTTAGGATGGAAGATATAAAACCACAGATCAATCCTGAATACACCGAAGAGATAGGAGGAATGGCTTCAGTCTTTTCGGGCGGTAATAAAAATAAGTGGAATGACGGCAAGGTCTCCAAGGATGAATTTTTCATTTTCAATCTTTTCGCAGATGTAGTACGAGGGAGTCAATGCAGCTATATATCTGTATTCGGATCAAGGTCCGAGACTCACAAAACCATAACCTCCAGGAATCTTGAATGGTATGGAGGGAGTGTCAATCAGCTTCCGCGGATTCAGGCGGTTATTACTCTCAAATATCCTGACAGAAAAATATGTTCTATAGGATATATGGGATATATCGGGACGCTTACAGGTTTTAACGACAGTAAGGTGTTTGCAGGAATTCTGGATGCCGGAACTAACGCAGCTTATTCTTCAGAAGGAAGGCGTTCATATACCTTGGATCTTCGTTATGCTTTGGAAAATTATAAGAAAATGGATGAGGTTGCCGAATATTTGAAGGATTCTAAGAAGCTTTATGCCTTTAACCATGTAATAGGTTTTTCTGATCCGGATAGAAGCATCATTCTTGAAAACAACTTCAGCGGTAATGGATCGGATAATAACAGAGTAAAACGTGAAATAAGGAATGCTGATTCAAGGCTGAATAAGGGTATAGCTTGGGGAATCAGTGACGCAATTGCTGCAGTTAATTCATTTGTATTATACGGCAATAATGATAATCACAATGCAAATAAATACAATACTAAGAGATGGGAAAATATAAAAGAGCAATTCAAGCTTAAAGGGCCTACAATATCAGCTGAGGAGCTAAAAGGTATAGCTTCATTTAGTAATGGTTCTCCCGGAGTGTTTTCAGAAAGTGGAGATGTATACAGCAAAATGACCCTTCAAATGGTAATCGTTCAACCGGACACACTTTCGCTTGAGGTGTTTTTCCGCCCTAAAAGCATAAGAAAAAATCCGGACAAACCAGTTTTTGAAAAGATTGAAGCTTTCCAGTAA
- a CDS encoding cyclic peptide export ABC transporter produces the protein MLDSGLSFTMIFVSIAFVLVTVYYMAVLIGEIFTKKRKFEGKGLRGIATLLFSIFLMAGIAFCLYNAPSTLFNGITWEMIDEFGPSSLIKAVTCLSVVIPLFYLYFILSYFFVKQNDRPYFMIIVLSILSAMGNSIIIFIINAALNRIMGDDSRRAGIESGLYLYYLLGILLFTVSAMIVRKKLITITSSLVYEKRIEIINKVIKAPYDKFESLEEGKIHAALNNDTETVSGFVNAFVNGLTGVITLITCFIYLGTLNIYGMLCSVLMIALSVGLFLMVSQVAEKKFEQNRDIQNVFFKYINDMVNGFKEIYVNRRKRHEFRNDIQQSCQDYRDTRIEGEFKFVGVSILGEILYIGVVGIVVFTFPLIFPNLQSNTLRNYVLVYLYMGGIINQEIFLVPGIMRVMVSWRRINQFIKEISLIENNADKTVKDGYADKLEINLKGVKYQYKNNNGENFTIGPVECDFKSGEIVFISGGNGSGKSTLAKLITGLYIPDEGSITVNGQEVDSETLANNFSIIYSDFYLFNKMYGIDYEKKQEEIQKYLDILCISDKVQVNNGTFNTIKLSTGQRKRLALLISYLEDKPACLFDEWAADQDPEFRRFFYKTLLPELKARGKMIIAITHDDRYFGEADKLIKMETGQIIENKKKTDADDLVTVIA, from the coding sequence GTGTTGGATAGCGGATTGTCATTTACAATGATTTTTGTTTCTATAGCATTTGTTTTAGTAACAGTTTATTACATGGCAGTTCTGATAGGTGAAATCTTCACCAAAAAGAGGAAGTTTGAGGGAAAAGGCTTAAGAGGTATAGCTACCTTACTATTTTCTATTTTTTTAATGGCAGGAATAGCTTTTTGTCTATATAATGCCCCATCTACTCTGTTTAACGGTATAACCTGGGAAATGATAGATGAGTTTGGGCCTTCTTCGCTAATTAAGGCGGTTACATGCTTGTCTGTAGTAATACCGTTGTTCTATTTGTACTTTATATTATCCTACTTTTTTGTTAAGCAAAATGACAGGCCTTACTTTATGATTATAGTCTTAAGTATATTAAGTGCTATGGGAAATTCAATAATAATCTTTATAATAAACGCGGCACTCAACAGAATAATGGGAGATGACAGCAGAAGAGCAGGAATAGAAAGCGGATTATATTTATACTATCTGCTTGGGATATTGCTATTTACTGTAAGCGCTATGATTGTAAGAAAAAAGTTGATTACTATCACCAGCTCCCTTGTATATGAAAAGCGTATTGAAATAATTAACAAGGTTATTAAGGCTCCCTATGATAAATTTGAATCTTTAGAAGAAGGTAAAATACACGCTGCGCTGAATAACGATACAGAGACGGTGAGCGGTTTTGTAAATGCTTTTGTCAATGGATTGACTGGCGTAATAACTCTGATTACCTGTTTTATATATTTAGGAACACTTAATATATATGGAATGCTTTGTTCAGTATTAATGATAGCTTTATCTGTAGGCTTATTCCTTATGGTAAGCCAGGTTGCCGAAAAGAAGTTTGAACAGAACAGGGACATTCAGAATGTATTTTTCAAGTATATAAATGATATGGTAAACGGCTTTAAAGAAATTTATGTAAATAGAAGAAAACGTCATGAATTCAGAAACGATATTCAACAAAGCTGTCAGGATTACAGAGATACACGTATTGAGGGCGAATTTAAATTTGTGGGTGTCTCAATACTGGGAGAAATATTATATATAGGAGTTGTGGGTATTGTTGTCTTTACATTCCCTTTAATATTCCCTAATTTACAAAGTAATACCTTAAGAAACTATGTACTGGTTTACTTGTACATGGGTGGGATAATAAACCAGGAGATTTTCCTGGTACCTGGTATCATGCGGGTTATGGTCAGCTGGAGAAGGATAAACCAGTTTATAAAGGAGATTTCGTTAATAGAGAATAATGCAGACAAGACCGTAAAAGATGGATATGCGGATAAACTGGAAATAAACCTTAAGGGTGTCAAATACCAATATAAAAACAATAATGGGGAGAACTTTACTATCGGACCTGTTGAGTGTGACTTTAAATCAGGAGAAATTGTTTTTATTTCCGGAGGAAACGGCAGTGGAAAGTCAACCTTGGCTAAACTGATAACCGGTTTATACATACCGGATGAAGGATCAATTACGGTAAATGGGCAAGAGGTGGATTCTGAAACCTTAGCTAATAATTTTTCTATTATTTACAGCGACTTTTATCTGTTCAATAAAATGTATGGAATTGATTATGAAAAGAAGCAAGAGGAAATTCAAAAGTATTTGGATATCCTGTGCATTAGTGATAAGGTACAGGTAAATAACGGTACCTTTAACACAATAAAGCTGTCGACAGGGCAAAGAAAGAGACTGGCCCTGCTCATAAGCTATCTTGAAGACAAGCCTGCTTGCCTTTTTGATGAATGGGCGGCGGATCAGGATCCTGAATTCAGAAGATTCTTTTATAAGACACTGCTTCCGGAACTTAAAGCACGAGGTAAGATGATTATTGCCATTACCCATGATGACCGGTATTTCGGGGAGGCAGATAAGCTTATAAAGATGGAAACAGGACAGATTATCGAAAACAAGAAAAAGACGGATGCGGATGATCTGGTGACAGTAATTGCGTAA
- a CDS encoding thioesterase domain-containing protein produces the protein MEKMILFCFPYVGGSSTVYNKWKAFVDNCIELVPVEYSGRGKRIREHFYDNMSEAIDDMYKTVSSFIEGRRFAVYGHSMGSVIAYEICKRIKMESGKDPLHIFVSGRYPPHVKKDEELLHMLPDDRFKEEILKIGGTPGEVFENREFAQIFIPILRADYRLIERYEYVEENVRFNCGITVLNGNADKITSGCDMFEWQKHTAHKIVISEFNGGHFFIHDYIKEITGIINSTLTECTLRENVVQINT, from the coding sequence ATGGAAAAAATGATATTGTTTTGCTTTCCTTATGTCGGGGGTTCATCGACTGTATACAACAAGTGGAAAGCCTTTGTTGACAACTGCATTGAACTCGTACCTGTTGAATATTCGGGTAGAGGCAAAAGGATAAGGGAGCACTTTTATGATAACATGTCTGAAGCAATAGATGACATGTATAAAACTGTCAGCAGTTTTATTGAAGGACGCCGGTTTGCTGTTTATGGTCATAGTATGGGCAGTGTTATTGCCTATGAAATATGTAAACGGATCAAGATGGAATCTGGTAAGGATCCTCTGCACATTTTTGTGTCCGGCAGATATCCGCCACATGTAAAAAAGGATGAAGAATTGCTGCATATGCTTCCGGACGATAGGTTCAAGGAAGAAATCCTCAAAATAGGGGGTACACCCGGTGAGGTATTTGAGAACAGGGAGTTTGCCCAAATCTTTATTCCGATATTAAGGGCCGACTACAGACTGATCGAAAGGTATGAGTATGTAGAAGAGAATGTTAGGTTCAATTGCGGAATAACAGTACTAAATGGAAATGCAGATAAAATTACTTCCGGTTGTGATATGTTTGAGTGGCAAAAGCATACGGCACATAAAATCGTAATAAGTGAATTCAATGGAGGCCACTTTTTTATACATGACTATATTAAAGAGATAACAGGAATTATTAATAGTACTTTAACGGAATGTACATTAAGAGAAAATGTTGTTCAGATCAATACTTAG
- a CDS encoding class II D-tagatose-bisphosphate aldolase, non-catalytic subunit, with amino-acid sequence MNEIGLIQLIEISRFLKEKTTLLGIGPMSKTVVDASIESAIENDFPLFFIASRNQIDRSEFGYGYVETWDQRKFSSYIEKVTKKLEFNGLLFKCRDHGGPWQRDEELMNKIPVETSMNNALDSYKADIDAGFNFLHIDTSRDPNYSGMVPYDVAIDRAIYLMKAIEEYRLKRRKEGLYYEISLEETSSICSVINEFKYFVDLIMNQISTYKLPKPVFIVGNTGTLTRMDKNVGSFNPEIVEKLKKISEKYGMILKEHNADYLDSQCLKMHPELGIGMANVAPEFGKLETDALIKLAMMEDSYFSENNIEKVDRSNFLPIIFSHITRSNKWAKWSLNKDAGMDSIDNPEFKELMIKVCGHYFYSKDELEAARKTLFANVKKLNIMKNPEEYVKNNIKTGIQRYVDAFNLKNLTSKVMEYRSFEKKNIVG; translated from the coding sequence ATGAATGAAATAGGATTAATTCAGCTAATCGAAATCTCCAGATTCTTAAAGGAAAAGACAACGTTATTGGGAATTGGTCCAATGAGTAAGACAGTAGTAGATGCATCAATTGAATCTGCAATAGAAAATGATTTTCCGCTTTTTTTTATAGCCAGCAGAAATCAAATTGACAGGAGCGAATTTGGGTATGGTTATGTGGAAACGTGGGATCAGCGCAAATTCAGCTCTTATATAGAAAAAGTGACAAAGAAACTAGAGTTTAATGGTCTGCTGTTTAAGTGCAGGGATCATGGGGGACCATGGCAAAGAGATGAAGAATTAATGAATAAAATCCCTGTAGAAACAAGTATGAATAATGCCCTTGACTCATATAAGGCAGATATAGATGCAGGATTTAACTTTTTGCACATAGATACATCAAGGGATCCGAATTACTCCGGGATGGTTCCCTATGATGTTGCCATAGACAGGGCAATATACCTCATGAAAGCAATTGAGGAATACAGGCTCAAAAGGCGGAAAGAAGGCCTATACTATGAAATCAGTCTTGAAGAAACAAGCAGTATTTGCTCTGTAATAAATGAATTTAAATATTTTGTGGATTTGATTATGAATCAGATTAGCACATATAAATTGCCAAAGCCTGTCTTTATAGTAGGAAATACCGGCACTCTTACACGTATGGATAAAAATGTAGGGAGCTTTAACCCTGAGATTGTTGAAAAATTGAAAAAGATTTCTGAAAAATATGGAATGATACTAAAAGAACATAATGCGGACTATTTAGATTCACAATGCCTAAAAATGCATCCCGAACTAGGAATAGGGATGGCAAATGTTGCTCCGGAGTTTGGAAAACTGGAAACCGATGCATTGATAAAACTGGCCATGATGGAGGACTCATACTTTTCTGAGAATAATATAGAGAAGGTTGACAGATCAAATTTCCTACCAATAATATTTTCTCACATTACACGTTCTAATAAATGGGCTAAGTGGTCATTGAACAAAGATGCTGGCATGGATTCGATTGACAACCCGGAATTTAAAGAGTTGATGATAAAAGTATGTGGGCATTATTTTTATAGCAAGGATGAACTGGAAGCAGCACGTAAAACTCTGTTCGCAAATGTTAAAAAACTAAACATAATGAAAAATCCCGAGGAGTATGTAAAAAACAATATAAAGACCGGGATACAAAGATATGTAGATGCATTTAACCTAAAGAATCTCACATCAAAAGTTATGGAGTACAGGAGCTTTGAGAAAAAGAATATAGTTGGCTAA
- a CDS encoding ribulose-phosphate 3-epimerase, with translation MTRKKLGISGSLWSADLADLGGSIKKVERYCDSFHFDIMDGHFVQNLLFGADIVKSLRHFTEKAFEIHLMVKNPEEMLDQFIDAGGDIFIFHPQTCKSLTDTISYVKSKGKKAGIALKVEEKCEEILEYLPSIEYVIIMGTKIGIKGVSIEPDTYEKIRILRDILNKGNYNIEIQIDGGIRKETVPVLYESGADAVTAGSLLFNNDYDYIYSWFKNLKTS, from the coding sequence ATGACTAGAAAAAAACTGGGTATATCAGGTTCTTTGTGGTCTGCTGATTTAGCAGATCTGGGAGGCAGTATCAAAAAAGTTGAAAGATACTGCGATTCGTTTCATTTCGATATTATGGATGGCCATTTTGTCCAAAATCTTCTGTTCGGAGCTGATATCGTAAAATCGTTAAGGCATTTTACAGAAAAAGCTTTTGAAATCCATCTTATGGTCAAGAATCCTGAGGAAATGCTTGACCAGTTTATCGATGCAGGTGGAGATATTTTTATATTTCACCCTCAGACATGTAAGTCCCTGACGGATACAATAAGTTATGTAAAAAGTAAAGGCAAAAAAGCCGGGATTGCATTGAAAGTCGAAGAAAAATGTGAAGAAATACTGGAATACCTGCCATCAATCGAGTATGTAATTATTATGGGTACAAAAATAGGAATAAAGGGTGTATCCATTGAACCTGACACTTATGAAAAAATAAGGATATTAAGAGATATTCTAAACAAGGGAAATTACAATATAGAAATTCAGATTGATGGAGGCATTAGAAAAGAAACGGTTCCGGTACTGTATGAAAGTGGAGCAGATGCAGTTACTGCAGGTTCTTTACTGTTTAATAACGACTACGACTACATATACAGTTGGTTTAAAAATCTTAAAACATCCTAA